Proteins co-encoded in one Crateriforma spongiae genomic window:
- a CDS encoding sigma-70 family RNA polymerase sigma factor, whose translation MFDTMMDEFDDVSAQSTDVVTGNFRKLPADDGEDDGTVAVSAGELAEGEVQLDSPDELLPIDESESWSDDPVRMYLTQMGEIPLLTRREEIELAKRIEETRRRFRTKLLENHFVLVEAYKTLKKVYRGQLPFDRTVQVSVTDRLEKEQIVGRLPHNLRTLQTLLQRNRHDWKVALSKSASQRRRAEAWRQLGRRRRRAVRLVEELGLRTQRIETRIDLLDRFSQRLTEIDELIKQQKRTKHGREVRESLLHERRQILTACQETPTSLRNRVKMLRRVYGEYQQAKRELSEGNLRLVVSIAKKYRNRGLSFLDLIQEGNAGLMRAVDKFEYRRGFKFCTYATWWIRQAITRAVADQSRTIRIPVHMVETMSRVRNVARQLLQELGREPTIEETARRADVTVEEARRVLTMSRFPISLDRPVGNSEDSQFGDLLPDGTAESPQIGATQEMLRDRITGVLKSLSYREREIIKLRYGLGDGYSYTLEEVGHIFKVTRERIRQIEAKAVRKLQQPSRSQELVGFLD comes from the coding sequence TTGTTCGATACGATGATGGACGAGTTCGACGACGTCAGTGCACAAAGCACCGATGTCGTGACCGGCAATTTTCGCAAACTGCCGGCCGATGACGGCGAAGACGACGGCACGGTTGCCGTATCCGCCGGCGAACTGGCCGAAGGTGAAGTCCAATTGGACAGCCCCGACGAACTGCTGCCCATCGACGAGAGTGAATCCTGGTCCGATGACCCGGTGCGGATGTACTTGACCCAAATGGGCGAGATCCCGCTGCTGACCCGCCGCGAAGAAATCGAATTGGCCAAACGGATCGAGGAAACTCGTCGACGCTTCCGCACCAAGCTGCTGGAAAACCACTTCGTCTTGGTCGAAGCCTACAAGACGCTGAAGAAGGTCTATCGCGGCCAATTGCCGTTCGATCGTACCGTCCAAGTGTCGGTGACCGATCGCCTGGAAAAGGAACAGATCGTCGGACGGCTGCCCCACAACCTGCGGACACTGCAAACCCTGCTGCAGCGAAACCGCCACGATTGGAAGGTCGCCCTCAGCAAGAGTGCTTCGCAACGGCGTCGTGCCGAAGCTTGGCGTCAATTGGGCCGGCGTCGTCGCCGCGCCGTTCGCTTGGTCGAAGAACTCGGTCTGCGGACCCAACGAATCGAAACCCGCATCGATCTGCTGGACCGATTCTCGCAACGCCTGACCGAGATCGACGAGCTGATCAAGCAGCAGAAACGCACCAAGCACGGTCGCGAAGTCCGCGAAAGCTTGTTGCACGAGCGTCGTCAAATCCTGACCGCTTGCCAGGAAACGCCGACGTCCCTGCGAAACCGCGTCAAGATGCTGCGTCGCGTTTACGGCGAATACCAGCAAGCCAAACGCGAATTGAGCGAAGGTAACCTGCGGCTAGTCGTCAGTATCGCCAAGAAGTATCGGAACCGTGGCCTGTCTTTCCTGGATCTGATCCAAGAAGGCAATGCGGGCCTGATGCGCGCGGTCGACAAGTTCGAATACCGCCGTGGGTTCAAGTTCTGTACGTACGCGACCTGGTGGATTCGCCAAGCGATCACCCGCGCCGTGGCCGACCAAAGCCGAACGATTCGTATCCCCGTGCACATGGTCGAAACCATGTCTCGCGTGCGAAACGTGGCACGTCAGCTGTTGCAAGAACTTGGCCGTGAACCGACGATCGAAGAAACCGCACGCCGTGCCGACGTCACCGTCGAAGAAGCCCGCCGCGTGCTGACGATGAGCCGTTTCCCGATCAGCTTGGATCGCCCGGTCGGCAACAGCGAAGACAGCCAATTCGGCGACCTATTGCCCGACGGCACCGCGGAAAGCCCGCAAATCGGGGCGACCCAAGAAATGCTGCGTGACCGGATCACCGGTGTGCTGAAATCACTGTCCTACCGTGAACGCGAAATCATCAAACTGCGTTACGGTTTGGGTGACGGATACAGCTACACCCTGGAAGAAGTCGGGCACATTTTCAAAGTGACCCGCGAACGGATTCGTCAGATCGAAGCCAAAGCGGTTCGCAAGCTACAACAGCCCAGTCGCAGTCAAGAACTGGTGGGTTTCCTGGACTGA
- the lipA gene encoding lipoyl synthase has product MAFRLPVVAEPEMPAGTLTSGSGRLPKWLKRPIPRANSNHLTDSLVDELNLETVCENAKCPNRMECYSQQTATFMILGNVCTRPCGFCAVNRGRPPQLPEADEPQRVAEAAARLGLKHVVITSVTRDDLPDGGARHFHDCVIAVRERTGATTEVLTPDFVHCKPALETVIDAFPTVFNHNMETVPRLYRRVRGPKSDYRWTLEMMRQVKRYNSDVKTKSGLMLGLGEERGELLDALADLREYGVDFLTLGQYLQPGEKYLPVVRYVPPEEFDELADLAKAMGFAKVASGPFVRSSYHARDMAETDLN; this is encoded by the coding sequence ATGGCCTTTCGTCTTCCCGTGGTTGCCGAACCCGAGATGCCCGCCGGAACGTTGACCAGCGGATCGGGCAGGCTGCCGAAGTGGCTGAAGCGACCCATTCCACGTGCCAACAGCAATCATTTGACCGATTCGCTGGTGGATGAATTGAATTTGGAGACGGTTTGCGAAAACGCGAAGTGTCCCAACCGCATGGAATGCTACAGCCAGCAAACGGCGACATTCATGATCCTGGGCAATGTGTGCACCCGGCCCTGTGGGTTTTGTGCGGTCAATCGCGGACGGCCTCCGCAATTGCCCGAGGCGGATGAGCCCCAGCGGGTCGCCGAAGCGGCGGCGCGTCTTGGACTGAAGCATGTCGTCATCACCAGCGTCACGCGTGACGATTTGCCCGACGGTGGTGCCCGCCATTTTCATGATTGCGTCATTGCGGTGCGGGAGCGAACGGGAGCGACGACCGAGGTGCTGACCCCCGACTTTGTCCACTGCAAGCCGGCGTTGGAAACCGTCATTGATGCATTTCCAACCGTGTTCAACCACAACATGGAAACCGTGCCACGGTTGTATCGGCGGGTTCGCGGGCCCAAGAGTGACTATCGCTGGACGCTGGAAATGATGCGCCAGGTGAAGCGGTACAACTCCGATGTCAAAACCAAAAGCGGTTTGATGCTGGGGCTGGGCGAAGAACGTGGCGAATTGTTGGATGCGTTGGCGGACCTCCGGGAATACGGCGTCGATTTCTTGACCCTGGGCCAGTATCTGCAGCCGGGTGAAAAGTATCTGCCCGTCGTTCGCTACGTTCCGCCCGAGGAATTTGATGAGTTGGCCGATTTGGCCAAGGCGATGGGCTTCGCGAAGGTTGCCAGCGGACCGTTTGTCCGCAGCAGCTATCACGCACGCGACATGGCGGAAACCGATCTGAACTAA
- the smpB gene encoding SsrA-binding protein SmpB: MPKKNKKKTKAGKKAAPQVTMVAENRKARHKYEILDQVECGMMLIGSEVKSMREGKLSLDEAYIRTKDNELWLIGADIAHYNNAGMWNHDPRRPRKLLVHSREFDKFAGRAHERGLTLIPLRVYFNARGIAKCVMGLVKGKKLHDKREAIKKRESDRGLQRAMRRR; this comes from the coding sequence ATGCCCAAGAAGAATAAAAAGAAGACCAAGGCCGGGAAAAAGGCCGCTCCGCAGGTGACGATGGTCGCGGAGAATCGCAAAGCCCGGCACAAGTACGAAATCCTGGACCAGGTCGAATGCGGCATGATGTTGATCGGCAGCGAAGTCAAATCCATGCGGGAAGGCAAGCTTTCGCTGGACGAGGCATACATCCGCACCAAGGACAACGAACTGTGGCTGATCGGCGCTGACATCGCCCACTACAACAACGCGGGAATGTGGAATCACGATCCGCGGCGACCTCGCAAGCTGCTGGTGCACAGTCGCGAATTCGACAAATTTGCCGGGCGGGCCCACGAAAGAGGGCTGACGCTGATCCCGCTGCGGGTGTATTTCAACGCCCGCGGAATTGCCAAATGTGTGATGGGGTTGGTCAAAGGCAAGAAGCTGCACGACAAACGCGAAGCGATCAAGAAACGCGAATCCGACCGTGGTCTGCAACGGGCAATGCGACGCCGCTGA
- a CDS encoding ABC transporter ATP-binding protein yields MLLEIRELTKTFDQPGGGRLTVLDVPEFLIDDGQQMALIGTSGGGKTTLLHLIAGLLAPDNGSIRLAGTELTRLSEQGRDRFRAATVGYVFQTFNLLPAFTALENVRLGMTFGPNRVDPKRAMDLLDKVGLADRAGYRPGQLSVGQQQRVAIARALAGRPKILLADEPTANVDPSSAQTVLDLIRGSCRDEGIALLMVTHSMEIAAMTDTTVRLEDINRALTGV; encoded by the coding sequence ATGTTGCTAGAAATACGTGAACTGACCAAGACGTTCGACCAACCCGGTGGTGGACGTCTGACGGTTTTGGATGTCCCCGAATTCTTGATCGACGATGGCCAACAGATGGCGCTGATCGGGACCAGTGGCGGCGGCAAAACGACGCTGTTGCATTTAATCGCCGGCTTGCTGGCACCGGACAACGGATCGATCCGATTGGCCGGGACCGAACTGACCCGACTTAGCGAACAAGGCCGCGATCGTTTCCGCGCCGCGACCGTCGGTTATGTATTTCAGACGTTCAACTTACTGCCCGCGTTCACGGCACTGGAAAACGTGCGTCTGGGAATGACCTTCGGTCCGAATCGCGTCGACCCGAAACGCGCGATGGACCTGTTGGACAAAGTCGGCTTGGCCGATCGTGCGGGCTATCGTCCCGGCCAGTTGTCCGTCGGCCAGCAGCAGCGCGTTGCGATCGCCCGCGCCCTGGCAGGCCGACCCAAGATCCTGCTTGCCGATGAACCCACGGCCAACGTCGACCCGTCCAGCGCCCAAACCGTTTTGGATTTGATTCGCGGGTCATGTCGTGACGAAGGCATCGCCCTGTTGATGGTGACCCACAGCATGGAAATCGCCGCGATGACAGACACGACCGTTCGATTGGAAGACATCAACCGCGCGCTGACCGGCGTTTGA
- a CDS encoding ABC transporter permease has product MSLIRIAWRNFRFRTLSSLLTTLSLALGVGLVVLVLSIYGIISEAFVRNASVGPNLVVGAAGSGLQLTLNSIFYLSQPIENLDYTDYMDFMSQAQRAEQVERFGGDPSLAEDDGKYYDFLAGGYAIPLALGDYYGTFRLVGTTPDFFEKLRFGPMVDQEFTFRDGRAFVTESEDHGYFEAVLGSRVAAEMGINVGDVIYPTHGDPEGKQHDEAFTVVGVMNPTGTPNDRAAFINLEGFYLMKGHAKPVDSATVFENTLGESVKQAIASEFDGDLDDAFVETMTDQLNSAVPAAAQTAKDAVAAAELKQQQAQQSAEVTPLSIPEREITALLIRNGNLMFAPMMQNMIKETKTRQAVAPIGEINKLMGAIVGPLLTALMAITLLTCIVAAVGILVAIYNSMNDRRKDIAIMRALGARRGTVTTIILMESLIIALIGGIVGWVSAHAAIFFASGYIESQTGIQVGFLSTSKMEIAVLPLVLILALLAGLLPAWSAYRTDAGSNLSA; this is encoded by the coding sequence ATGTCGCTGATTCGAATTGCCTGGCGAAACTTTCGTTTCCGAACGCTGTCCAGTCTGCTGACCACGCTGTCATTGGCGTTGGGGGTCGGCCTGGTGGTGTTGGTATTGTCGATCTATGGGATCATCAGCGAAGCATTCGTACGCAACGCCTCGGTCGGGCCGAACTTGGTCGTGGGCGCCGCGGGCAGCGGGCTGCAGTTGACGCTGAACAGTATTTTTTATCTCAGCCAACCGATCGAGAACCTGGACTACACCGACTACATGGACTTCATGTCCCAGGCTCAAAGGGCCGAACAGGTAGAACGGTTCGGTGGCGACCCGAGTTTGGCCGAAGACGACGGAAAGTACTATGACTTCCTGGCCGGTGGTTATGCGATTCCACTTGCCCTGGGCGACTACTACGGCACGTTTCGTTTGGTCGGCACCACACCGGACTTCTTCGAAAAGCTTCGCTTCGGCCCGATGGTGGACCAAGAGTTCACGTTTCGCGATGGGCGTGCCTTCGTCACCGAAAGCGAAGACCATGGATACTTCGAAGCCGTCTTGGGGTCCCGTGTCGCGGCTGAAATGGGCATCAATGTCGGCGATGTCATCTATCCCACGCACGGCGACCCCGAAGGCAAGCAACACGATGAAGCATTCACCGTCGTCGGCGTGATGAACCCGACCGGCACGCCCAATGATCGTGCCGCGTTCATCAACCTGGAAGGTTTCTATTTGATGAAGGGGCACGCCAAGCCCGTCGACAGCGCAACAGTGTTTGAAAACACCCTGGGCGAATCCGTTAAACAAGCGATTGCATCGGAGTTCGATGGCGACCTGGACGACGCGTTCGTGGAAACCATGACCGATCAATTGAACAGTGCCGTGCCGGCCGCCGCCCAAACAGCCAAGGATGCGGTCGCCGCGGCGGAATTGAAACAACAACAAGCCCAGCAGTCTGCCGAAGTCACACCGCTTTCGATCCCCGAACGCGAAATCACGGCGCTTTTGATTCGCAACGGTAACCTAATGTTCGCACCGATGATGCAGAACATGATCAAGGAAACCAAAACTCGCCAAGCGGTCGCACCGATTGGTGAAATCAACAAACTGATGGGCGCCATCGTCGGACCATTATTGACCGCGCTGATGGCCATCACATTACTGACGTGCATCGTCGCCGCTGTGGGCATCTTGGTGGCGATCTACAACAGCATGAATGACCGACGCAAAGACATCGCGATCATGCGAGCTTTGGGGGCAAGGCGAGGAACCGTCACAACGATCATCCTGATGGAAAGCCTGATCATCGCACTGATCGGCGGCATTGTCGGATGGGTTTCTGCACACGCAGCGATCTTTTTCGCCAGCGGTTACATCGAATCCCAGACCGGAATCCAAGTCGGCTTTCTTTCCACCAGCAAGATGGAAATCGCCGTTCTGCCGCTGGTTCTGATCTTGGCATTGCTGGCCGGTCTGTTGCCCGCTTGGTCGGCTTACCGGACGGACGCGGGCAGCAACCTTTCCGCGTAA